One part of the Vicia villosa cultivar HV-30 ecotype Madison, WI linkage group LG6, Vvil1.0, whole genome shotgun sequence genome encodes these proteins:
- the LOC131612083 gene encoding uncharacterized protein LOC131612083: MVTEPETTLKEVMVLIHPGIQGKPLGGQKTVSEQTVALELPCEHMLKHTTEEGDLYEYLWATKYQPKKLGDFICNKTRALELKALVKGGCGCNHFIFDGPPNVGKRAMIQAMLREVFGDDGV, encoded by the exons ATGGTGACAGAGCCGGAAACAACTTTAAAGGAGGTGATGGTGTTGATCCATCCAGGTATCCAGGGGAAGCCTTTGGGTGGTCAAAAGACTGTTTCTGAACAAACAGTGGCATTGGAATTACCTTGTGAGCACATGTTGAAGCACACAACTGAGGAAGGGGATCTATATGAGTATCTGTGGGCAACCAAATACCAGCCTAAGAAATTGGGAGACTTCATCTGCAACAAAACTAGAGCACTTGAGCTGAAAGCATTG GTAAAAGGTGGGTGCGGTTGTAATCATTTTATATTCGATGGACCCCCAAATGTAGGAAAGAGAGCCATGATACAGGCTATGCTTCGAGAGGTATTTGGCGATGATGGAGTGTAG